A genomic segment from Propionibacteriaceae bacterium ZF39 encodes:
- a CDS encoding geranylgeranyl reductase family protein, which produces MSAEASAPLSTDVLVVGAGPAGSAAAAWAAKHGLSVVLADAAVFPRDKTCGDGLTPRAISELMKLGLEDWLRAHTVNQGLRAHGFGQTLHLRWPGGHLPDWGSAVARTELDDHLRTLALDAGAVGVEGARAIDVRWNGDRVAAVIFRGDEGEFEIECKRLVVADGVRSPLGKVLGREWHRDTVYAVAGRSYVDSGMSNDPWISSHLELRGEQGEILSGYGWVFPLGNGTVNLGAGSLATAKRPADVAIKPLMQAYANRIREDFQLSGELRMPTSALLPMGGAVSNVSGPNWALIGDAAALVNPLNGEGIDYGLESGRMVADLLVERSERADLTQAWRDVLVREYGEAFSIARRLSGLITVPRVLPTGGPIGMRSTWLMTLALRWMGNLVTEEDRDGAARIWRWAGRRSAKVDSRPPFS; this is translated from the coding sequence ATGTCTGCTGAAGCGTCCGCTCCGTTGTCCACTGATGTCCTCGTCGTCGGCGCCGGGCCGGCCGGTTCAGCGGCGGCGGCCTGGGCAGCGAAGCACGGATTGTCCGTGGTCCTGGCCGATGCGGCGGTCTTTCCGCGCGACAAGACCTGCGGCGACGGGCTCACCCCGCGGGCCATTTCTGAGCTCATGAAGCTCGGGCTCGAGGACTGGCTGCGCGCCCACACCGTCAACCAGGGCCTGCGCGCCCACGGCTTCGGCCAGACCCTGCATCTGCGTTGGCCGGGTGGGCATCTCCCCGATTGGGGCTCTGCGGTCGCGCGCACCGAGCTGGATGATCACCTGCGGACGCTCGCGCTCGACGCGGGGGCGGTCGGCGTGGAGGGTGCGCGTGCGATTGACGTGCGCTGGAACGGTGACCGCGTCGCGGCTGTGATCTTCCGCGGGGACGAAGGCGAATTCGAGATCGAATGCAAGCGGTTGGTGGTCGCCGACGGCGTCCGCTCCCCGCTCGGCAAGGTGCTCGGGCGGGAGTGGCATCGCGACACCGTGTATGCCGTCGCAGGCCGTTCCTATGTCGACTCCGGCATGAGCAACGACCCCTGGATCTCGTCCCACCTCGAACTCCGGGGCGAGCAGGGCGAGATCCTGTCCGGCTATGGCTGGGTATTCCCGCTCGGCAACGGGACGGTGAACCTCGGTGCGGGATCGCTCGCGACCGCCAAGCGCCCGGCCGATGTCGCGATCAAGCCGCTCATGCAGGCGTACGCGAACCGCATCCGCGAGGACTTCCAGCTCTCCGGCGAGCTCCGCATGCCGACCTCGGCGCTGCTTCCGATGGGCGGCGCGGTGTCGAACGTGTCCGGGCCAAACTGGGCGCTCATCGGTGACGCGGCCGCGCTGGTCAACCCGCTCAACGGTGAGGGCATCGACTATGGCCTCGAGTCCGGGCGCATGGTGGCCGACCTGCTGGTCGAACGCTCCGAGCGGGCCGACCTCACGCAGGCGTGGCGGGACGTGCTGGTGCGTGAATACGGCGAGGCATTCTCCATCGCCCGGCGGCTGTCCGGGCTGATCACCGTGCCGCGTGTGCTGCCCACCGGTGGCCCCATCGGCATGCGCTCGACCTGGCTCATGACCCTGGCCCTGCGCTGGATGGGCAATCTCGTCACCGAAGAGGACCGCGACGGTGCCGCCCGCATCTGGCGCTGGGCCGGTCGCCGGTCGGCGAAGGTCGACTCCAGGCCGCCGTTCAGCTGA
- the lhgO gene encoding L-2-hydroxyglutarate oxidase has product MGHRIVVAGAGIVGLATAYELVRRGARVTVLDKEDHVAAHQTGRNSGVIHSGLYYAPGSLKAKLGRAGAESMVRFARAFGVPVDVPGKLVVATRPDQVDALHELHRRGQANGVPCRLVTRAEAKAFEPEVSCVEALRVESTGIVDYRGVCEALVAEIRDRGGEVRLGVEVTGLKALADGLRVSTTDGFLPAHRFVNCTGLFADRIARMGGVDPKVRIVPFRGEYFELAHHQTHLVRGLIYPVPDPTLPFLGVHLTRMVDGSVHAGPNAVLALAREGYDRRQVNVKDLIGSATWPGLWRLGAKYWRTGLGEAARSRSPRKFLASLRELVPTLSDDALVPSPAGVRAQALRADGTLVQDFLFAHGPRQLHVLNAPSPAATAALEIARHIADELELDS; this is encoded by the coding sequence ATGGGACACCGCATCGTGGTCGCCGGAGCTGGAATCGTCGGACTGGCAACAGCTTATGAGTTGGTACGCCGCGGCGCGCGGGTCACCGTCCTCGACAAGGAGGACCATGTCGCGGCCCACCAGACCGGCCGCAATTCGGGCGTGATCCATTCGGGGCTCTACTACGCACCGGGGAGCCTCAAGGCGAAGCTCGGACGGGCGGGGGCCGAGTCGATGGTCCGGTTCGCGCGAGCGTTCGGCGTCCCCGTCGACGTCCCCGGCAAGCTCGTCGTCGCCACGCGTCCCGACCAGGTCGACGCTCTCCACGAACTCCACCGGCGGGGGCAGGCCAACGGGGTGCCGTGTCGACTGGTGACGCGCGCCGAGGCGAAAGCGTTCGAGCCGGAGGTGTCATGTGTCGAGGCGCTGCGCGTCGAGTCGACGGGGATCGTGGACTATCGCGGGGTCTGTGAGGCCCTGGTGGCGGAGATCCGGGACCGGGGCGGGGAGGTCCGCCTCGGCGTCGAGGTCACCGGGCTGAAGGCCCTGGCCGACGGACTGCGGGTGTCGACGACCGACGGTTTCCTGCCGGCCCACCGGTTCGTCAACTGCACCGGCCTGTTCGCCGACCGCATCGCCCGGATGGGCGGGGTCGACCCGAAAGTGCGCATCGTGCCGTTCCGTGGGGAGTATTTCGAGCTCGCCCACCACCAGACGCACCTCGTCCGGGGGTTGATCTATCCCGTGCCCGATCCGACGCTGCCGTTCCTCGGCGTGCACCTCACGCGCATGGTCGACGGGTCGGTGCATGCGGGGCCGAATGCGGTGCTGGCGCTGGCGCGCGAGGGCTATGACCGGCGACAGGTCAACGTGAAGGACCTCATCGGCTCGGCGACCTGGCCGGGGCTGTGGCGGTTGGGGGCGAAGTATTGGCGTACCGGTCTCGGCGAGGCTGCCCGGTCGCGATCGCCCAGGAAGTTCCTGGCCTCACTGCGCGAGCTGGTGCCGACGCTGAGCGACGATGCGCTGGTGCCCTCGCCGGCCGGCGTACGTGCTCAGGCGCTGCGCGCCGACGGCACGCTGGTCCAGGACTTCCTGTTCGCCCATGGGCCGCGCCAGCTGCACGTCCTCAACGCCCCCTCGCCCGCCGCGACCGCCGCACTGGAGATCGCCAGGCACATCGCCGACGAGCTCGAACTCGACTCCTGA
- the phaC gene encoding class I poly(R)-hydroxyalkanoic acid synthase: MATPTDPTKWITDVVNQQKAVLLPMGDPTGATKALTEAMAPWTKAFNDMTQAQLKMFQQMTAPMMEFFSPWLKMIPGAEAFTKPITDKRFAGEAWQDPRFEPLARTYLATTEAMFKALDSVQMDERQKAQWQFALRQITDAASPSNTLLTNPEAIEKAMETGGASLVDGAKLFAEDLAQGRISQTDMEAFEVGKNVGTTKGSVVLRTELFELIHYAATTEQVYSTPLVIIPPAINKYYILDLQDKNSFVGHAVAEGHNVFLVSWRNVDEGQADGTWDDYIESILTAIAASNAIAGADQAQVLGFCIGGTLLSSALAVAHARGHRPAKSLTLLTTLLDFSEPGEIGLLLSEDSLKQQEQQIGGGGVFEGKQLANVFSSLRANDLIWNYVSTGYLKGQAPPAFDILFWNADSSNLPGPMFCWYLRNMYIENNLKTPGGTVQGGVPVDLGKVDLPAFVFAAKEDHIVLWGSAYESSKLLGGDTKFVLGASGHIAGVVNPPAKKKRNYWLAGEGTQGADAETWLEKAESVPGSWWPEWYKWLEQYAGEKVDAPKNQGNDTFPVLEAAPGQYVKVKVV; the protein is encoded by the coding sequence ATGGCAACACCCACCGACCCGACGAAGTGGATCACCGATGTGGTGAACCAGCAGAAAGCCGTGCTCTTGCCCATGGGTGATCCCACGGGCGCGACCAAGGCGCTGACCGAGGCCATGGCGCCCTGGACCAAGGCGTTCAACGACATGACCCAGGCGCAGCTCAAGATGTTCCAGCAGATGACTGCTCCGATGATGGAGTTCTTCTCGCCGTGGCTGAAGATGATCCCCGGCGCCGAGGCCTTCACGAAGCCGATCACCGACAAGCGTTTCGCCGGTGAAGCCTGGCAGGATCCGCGCTTCGAGCCGCTGGCTCGCACCTATCTGGCCACCACCGAGGCCATGTTCAAGGCCCTCGACTCGGTTCAGATGGACGAGCGCCAGAAGGCCCAGTGGCAGTTCGCGCTGCGCCAGATCACCGACGCCGCGAGCCCGTCCAACACGCTGCTCACCAACCCCGAGGCGATCGAGAAGGCCATGGAGACCGGAGGCGCGAGCCTGGTCGACGGTGCCAAGCTCTTCGCCGAGGACCTGGCCCAGGGCCGCATCTCCCAGACCGACATGGAGGCCTTCGAGGTCGGCAAGAACGTCGGCACCACGAAGGGTTCGGTCGTGCTGCGCACCGAGCTGTTCGAACTGATCCACTATGCGGCGACCACCGAGCAGGTCTATTCGACCCCGCTGGTCATCATCCCGCCGGCGATCAACAAGTACTACATCCTCGATCTGCAGGACAAGAACTCCTTCGTCGGCCACGCGGTCGCCGAGGGCCACAACGTCTTCCTGGTCTCGTGGCGCAACGTCGACGAGGGCCAGGCCGACGGCACGTGGGATGACTACATCGAGAGCATCCTCACGGCCATCGCGGCCTCCAACGCCATCGCCGGTGCCGACCAGGCCCAGGTGCTCGGCTTCTGCATCGGCGGCACGCTGCTGTCGAGCGCCCTGGCCGTCGCGCATGCCCGTGGCCATCGTCCGGCCAAGAGCCTGACCCTGCTCACCACGCTGCTCGACTTCTCCGAGCCCGGTGAGATCGGCCTCCTGCTGAGCGAGGACTCGCTGAAGCAGCAGGAGCAGCAGATCGGTGGGGGCGGTGTGTTCGAGGGCAAGCAGCTCGCCAACGTCTTCTCGTCGCTGCGCGCCAACGACCTGATCTGGAACTACGTCTCCACCGGCTATCTCAAGGGCCAGGCCCCGCCGGCGTTCGACATTCTGTTCTGGAACGCCGACAGCTCCAACCTGCCCGGCCCGATGTTCTGCTGGTATCTGCGGAACATGTACATCGAGAACAACCTCAAGACCCCGGGCGGCACCGTCCAGGGTGGCGTGCCGGTTGATCTCGGCAAGGTCGACCTCCCCGCGTTCGTATTCGCGGCCAAGGAAGACCACATCGTGCTGTGGGGATCCGCCTATGAGAGCTCGAAGCTCCTCGGTGGCGACACCAAGTTCGTCCTCGGCGCCTCCGGTCACATCGCCGGTGTCGTCAACCCGCCCGCGAAGAAGAAGCGCAATTACTGGCTCGCCGGTGAGGGTACGCAGGGTGCCGACGCCGAGACCTGGCTGGAGAAGGCCGAGTCCGTCCCCGGTTCCTGGTGGCCGGAGTGGTACAAGTGGCTGGAGCAGTACGCCGGTGAAAAGGTCGACGCCCCGAAGAACCAGGGCAATGACACCTTCCCCGTCCTCGAGGCGGCCCCGGGTCAGTATGTGAAGGTCAAGGTCGTCTGA
- a CDS encoding helix-turn-helix domain-containing protein — MPVSMQRQPRVDELVARVQAGLPDLLERLMDRIEAEIPFYAAGGAGPRDDVKRQVRSNVEFVLAGLVGRDTDARGATDTGRLRARQRVPLPDLLSAYRLLFSEVWAAFLAEAGRSGTESEVLVEIATTIFELQNAHNARVIIAFRDESDHLARTEERERTVLIDALLGDTLPRGRLVEIARTLGLSLTGKFLVIVTPAEIGKDPMPGIRAYLSAADVVSVWSLRSEHLVGVLELPERGDPRAALRALDDRATGPIGASPVFCDLGRAPWALGLARFAVDSHAGGCRVEQFRDSPLNLLVAAAPEAARDSARSVLGDLLDQPPERRTSILETFDAWVEAGGSTQEAATMLHCHRNTIRYRLDRLEELTGRSLTDPRDVAELVAAARVWIQMLRREIDE, encoded by the coding sequence GTGCCGGTCTCGATGCAGCGACAGCCACGCGTGGACGAGCTGGTCGCCCGCGTTCAGGCAGGCCTGCCCGACCTCCTCGAGCGATTGATGGATCGCATCGAGGCCGAGATCCCTTTCTATGCGGCTGGCGGCGCGGGACCTCGCGATGACGTGAAACGCCAGGTCCGATCCAATGTGGAGTTCGTGTTGGCCGGGCTCGTCGGGCGGGACACGGATGCCAGGGGCGCGACGGACACGGGGCGCCTCCGCGCGAGGCAGCGCGTACCCCTGCCGGACCTGCTGAGTGCCTATCGGCTCCTCTTCTCGGAAGTATGGGCCGCCTTCCTGGCCGAGGCCGGGCGATCGGGCACCGAGTCGGAGGTGCTCGTCGAGATCGCCACGACCATCTTCGAGTTGCAGAACGCCCACAACGCCCGCGTGATCATCGCCTTCCGCGATGAGTCCGACCATCTGGCCCGCACGGAGGAGCGGGAGCGCACCGTGCTGATCGATGCCCTGCTCGGTGACACCCTTCCCCGCGGTCGCCTGGTGGAGATCGCACGGACGCTGGGGCTCTCGCTCACGGGGAAGTTCCTCGTCATCGTCACGCCGGCCGAAATCGGCAAGGACCCGATGCCCGGCATCCGCGCCTATCTGTCCGCCGCTGACGTCGTTTCCGTGTGGTCCCTTCGATCGGAACATCTGGTCGGGGTCCTCGAACTCCCCGAGCGCGGCGATCCCCGGGCGGCTCTCCGTGCCCTGGATGATCGCGCGACGGGGCCGATCGGCGCGAGTCCCGTCTTCTGTGACCTCGGCCGAGCGCCGTGGGCGCTGGGTCTGGCTCGCTTCGCCGTCGACAGCCACGCCGGTGGTTGCCGGGTGGAGCAGTTCCGCGACAGCCCGCTCAATCTCCTGGTGGCAGCCGCCCCCGAGGCGGCGCGGGACAGTGCCCGCTCTGTTCTCGGTGACCTGCTCGACCAGCCCCCCGAGCGCCGCACGAGCATCCTCGAGACGTTCGATGCGTGGGTGGAGGCTGGCGGGAGTACGCAGGAAGCGGCGACCATGCTGCATTGCCACCGCAACACCATCCGTTATCGGCTCGACCGATTGGAAGAGTTGACGGGCCGGTCACTGACCGATCCACGTGATGTGGCCGAACTCGTGGCAGCTGCCCGCGTCTGGATCCAGATGCTGCGGCGCGAAATCGACGAATAA
- a CDS encoding acyl CoA:acetate/3-ketoacid CoA transferase, translating to MRHNHPLKNPGSSGKIVTSDEAVRLIRDGDTVATAGFVGIGFAENIAVALERRFLGETGDEGESTPGGHPRNLTLVYAAGQGDGKEKGLNHFGHAGLIARVIGGHWGLVPAISELAMKNQIEAWNLPQGVICHLYRDIAAGKAGTLTRVGLDTFVDPRHGGGRLNEVTTTDLVRVMEIDGEEHLFYKAFPINVGIIRATTADPDGNLTMEREALTLEAQAIAMAARNSGGIVIAQVERIADRGSLNARQVKIPGVMVDCVVVAERPEYHQQTFAAAYNPAYASEIRVPASSIPPMPLGVRKVAARRAAQELRANDVVNLGIGMPEAVASVAAEERIIDLLTLTAEPGVIGGVPAGGLDFGAATNAQAIIDQPAQFDFYDGGGLDIAVLGLAQVDREGNVNVSKFGSRVAGAGGFINISQNTGTVVFLGSFLAGRTAAEIRDGELHLADEGGAAKFVDAVEHRTFSGRQALANGQQVLYVTERCVFRLVAEGLELIEIAPGVDLERDILARMAFRPIIKGEPTPMDSRIFRDAPMDLRTDLLAIPLSDRLLLDADQKTFFVDFEGLQVRTEQDIEEIHRAVVDKLAPLGERVPAIVNYDQFSILPELVDPYVAMVQDLMDTHYTNVTRYTSNAFLRAQLGSAMRRGEVLPNLFESRQQAEAELTTTLTGPVRRIRG from the coding sequence GTGCGACACAACCACCCACTGAAGAACCCGGGCTCCAGCGGAAAGATCGTGACGTCCGACGAGGCCGTGCGTCTCATCAGAGATGGCGACACGGTCGCGACAGCCGGTTTCGTCGGGATCGGTTTCGCCGAGAACATCGCCGTCGCTCTCGAACGCCGATTCCTGGGCGAAACCGGTGACGAAGGCGAATCCACGCCCGGCGGGCACCCCCGCAATCTCACCTTGGTCTATGCGGCCGGTCAGGGCGACGGCAAGGAGAAGGGCCTCAACCACTTCGGCCACGCCGGGCTGATTGCCCGGGTGATCGGGGGCCACTGGGGGCTCGTCCCGGCGATCTCCGAACTCGCCATGAAGAACCAGATCGAGGCCTGGAACCTCCCGCAGGGCGTGATCTGCCACCTCTATCGCGATATCGCCGCAGGCAAGGCCGGCACCCTGACCCGGGTCGGCCTGGACACATTCGTGGACCCGCGCCACGGCGGTGGGCGACTGAACGAGGTGACCACCACCGATCTCGTCAGGGTCATGGAGATCGACGGGGAAGAGCACCTGTTCTACAAGGCGTTCCCCATCAACGTCGGAATCATCCGGGCCACCACGGCCGACCCCGACGGCAACCTCACGATGGAGCGCGAGGCCCTCACGCTGGAGGCCCAGGCCATCGCCATGGCGGCCCGCAACTCCGGCGGCATCGTCATCGCCCAGGTGGAACGCATCGCTGATCGGGGCTCGCTGAACGCCCGGCAGGTCAAGATCCCCGGTGTCATGGTCGACTGCGTCGTCGTGGCGGAGCGGCCCGAATATCACCAGCAGACGTTCGCGGCGGCGTACAACCCGGCGTACGCGAGCGAGATCCGCGTTCCCGCGTCGTCGATCCCGCCGATGCCGCTGGGCGTACGCAAGGTCGCGGCTCGCCGAGCCGCCCAGGAGCTGCGGGCCAACGATGTCGTCAACCTCGGCATCGGGATGCCGGAAGCCGTGGCCAGCGTGGCTGCTGAGGAACGCATCATCGACCTCCTCACGCTGACGGCCGAACCGGGCGTGATCGGTGGCGTGCCGGCCGGTGGGCTGGATTTCGGTGCCGCAACCAATGCCCAGGCGATCATCGACCAGCCGGCCCAGTTCGACTTCTATGACGGCGGCGGGCTCGATATCGCCGTGCTGGGGCTGGCCCAGGTCGACCGCGAGGGCAATGTCAACGTGTCGAAGTTCGGCTCCCGCGTCGCCGGGGCTGGTGGGTTCATCAACATCAGCCAGAACACCGGCACGGTCGTCTTCCTCGGGAGTTTCCTCGCCGGGCGGACGGCGGCCGAGATCCGGGACGGCGAACTCCACCTCGCCGACGAAGGGGGCGCCGCCAAGTTCGTTGACGCGGTCGAGCACCGCACCTTCAGTGGGCGGCAGGCTCTCGCCAACGGCCAGCAGGTGCTCTATGTCACCGAACGCTGCGTGTTCCGGCTCGTCGCGGAGGGCCTCGAGCTGATCGAGATTGCACCGGGAGTGGATCTCGAACGCGACATCCTGGCCCGGATGGCCTTCAGGCCGATCATCAAGGGCGAGCCGACACCGATGGATTCCCGCATCTTCCGCGATGCCCCGATGGATCTGCGCACCGACCTGCTCGCCATCCCGCTGTCGGATCGCCTCCTCCTGGACGCGGATCAGAAGACCTTCTTCGTCGATTTCGAAGGCCTTCAGGTGCGCACCGAGCAGGACATCGAAGAGATCCATCGCGCTGTGGTCGACAAGCTGGCTCCGCTGGGCGAGCGCGTACCCGCCATCGTCAACTATGACCAGTTCTCCATCCTGCCCGAGCTGGTCGACCCCTATGTGGCGATGGTCCAGGACCTGATGGATACGCATTACACGAACGTGACGCGGTACACGTCGAACGCCTTCCTGCGCGCCCAGCTCGGCTCGGCCATGCGGCGTGGGGAAGTCCTCCCGAATCTGTTCGAGAGCCGCCAGCAGGCGGAGGCCGAACTCACCACCACCCTGACCGGACCGGTACGCCGGATCCGCGGCTGA
- a CDS encoding GntP family permease, translating into MDFVIVLAALAFLIFVAYRGYSVILFAPIAAMGAVLLTNPDMVAPVFSGLFMDKMVGFIKNYFPVFMLGAIFGKTIEMSGFAKAIVTSVIKFVGEKRAILSIVLVCSILTYGGVSLFVVVFAVYPFAAEMFRQSNIPKRLIPGTIALGAFTFTMDALPGTPQIQNIIPTTFFETDAYAAPILGIIGALFVLTLGMVYLEWRRRAAAAKDEGYGEGHTNEPKVYVEGEKLPHGLIAILPLVVVGVMNKVLSVWIPRWYGPETSFDPAVIGSDPPVVQETAKLAAIWAVEGALILGILTVFIFAWKPVIKNFAEGSKSAIAGAMLAATNTASEYGFGAVIASLPGFLVVSKALGSIPNPLVNEAVTVTSLAGITGSASGGLSIALAAMSETFIAAANQAGIPLEVFHRVASMASGGMDTLPHNGAVITLLAVTGLTHKVAYKDIFVMTIIKTVAVFVVIAFYSITGLY; encoded by the coding sequence ATGGACTTTGTCATCGTCCTGGCCGCGCTGGCCTTCCTGATCTTCGTGGCCTATCGCGGCTACAGCGTCATCCTGTTTGCGCCGATCGCGGCCATGGGAGCGGTGTTGCTGACCAACCCGGACATGGTGGCCCCTGTCTTCAGCGGCCTCTTCATGGACAAGATGGTCGGCTTCATCAAGAACTATTTCCCGGTCTTCATGTTGGGCGCGATCTTCGGCAAGACCATCGAAATGTCGGGGTTCGCCAAGGCGATCGTGACGTCGGTGATCAAGTTCGTCGGCGAGAAGCGCGCGATCCTGTCGATCGTCCTGGTGTGCTCGATCCTGACCTATGGCGGCGTTTCGCTGTTCGTGGTTGTGTTCGCCGTCTATCCCTTCGCGGCCGAGATGTTCCGCCAGAGCAACATCCCGAAACGACTGATTCCCGGCACTATCGCCCTGGGCGCATTCACCTTCACGATGGACGCCCTGCCCGGTACGCCGCAGATCCAGAACATCATCCCGACGACGTTCTTCGAGACCGACGCCTATGCCGCCCCCATTCTCGGCATCATCGGCGCGCTGTTCGTGCTGACGCTCGGCATGGTCTATCTGGAATGGCGCCGACGGGCTGCAGCGGCCAAGGATGAAGGTTATGGCGAGGGTCATACGAATGAGCCCAAGGTCTATGTCGAGGGCGAGAAGCTGCCACACGGCCTGATCGCGATCCTCCCGCTCGTGGTCGTGGGCGTGATGAACAAGGTGCTCAGTGTCTGGATTCCCCGTTGGTATGGTCCGGAGACCTCATTCGATCCCGCCGTCATCGGCAGCGACCCGCCGGTTGTTCAGGAAACCGCCAAACTCGCGGCGATCTGGGCGGTTGAGGGGGCGCTGATCCTCGGCATCCTGACGGTGTTCATCTTCGCCTGGAAGCCCGTGATCAAGAACTTCGCCGAAGGCTCCAAGAGCGCGATTGCGGGAGCCATGTTGGCGGCCACCAACACGGCGTCCGAATATGGTTTCGGCGCGGTCATCGCGTCCCTGCCCGGCTTCCTGGTCGTGTCCAAGGCTCTGGGTTCGATCCCGAACCCGCTGGTCAACGAAGCCGTCACCGTGACCTCCCTGGCCGGCATCACCGGCTCCGCCTCCGGCGGCCTCAGTATTGCCCTGGCCGCCATGTCGGAAACGTTCATCGCTGCGGCCAATCAGGCCGGCATCCCGCTGGAGGTCTTCCACCGGGTCGCCTCCATGGCCTCCGGCGGCATGGACACGCTGCCCCACAACGGCGCTGTGATCACCCTGCTGGCGGTCACTGGTCTGACCCACAAGGTGGCCTACAAGGACATCTTCGTCATGACGATCATCAAGACCGTCGCGGTCTTCGTCGTCATCGCGTTCTATTCGATCACCGGTCTCTACTGA
- a CDS encoding MFS transporter → MRRRTEKVSDRQGAVVANSLALCGTVVAMQQTMIIPVLPEMPALLDTTAASASWLVTATLLAGAVSTPLITRAADMYGKKRMILFALTVMIVGSTIGSFGQTLVPVLIARVFQGVGMSLIPVGIAMIRDLLPVEKVPLGVAMMSASMAVGAGVGLPLAGALVEFLDWHAIFWVTAALGVLVMVAMALVLTESTIRSGGSFDLVGAVVISGMLTAIMLVLSKGGQWGWTSTLTLGLGIGAVVLAAVSVPLELRVRQPLVNLRVSTRPAVLLVNLVAVLIGFGMFANMLVTTYLLQLPTETGYGLGLSVLETGLWMVPSSLLFGVMAPVSAAVIRVFGAQVTLLIGALGMAVSYLGRVFLSEDLWLIVLGSVLVAMTTSMAFAAMPTLVMAAVPMTETASANGLNTLLRSVGSSTSSAILAAVTTSTAVVIGGVVTASFGGLMLIFAIAAAGCLAAAILTLPLLRGRGNELLAVETV, encoded by the coding sequence GTGCGCCGCCGAACAGAGAAGGTGAGCGATCGCCAGGGCGCGGTCGTGGCCAACTCCCTCGCGCTCTGCGGCACGGTCGTGGCGATGCAACAAACCATGATCATCCCGGTGCTCCCGGAGATGCCCGCGCTGCTCGACACCACCGCCGCCAGCGCATCGTGGCTTGTCACTGCCACCTTGCTCGCGGGTGCGGTGTCGACCCCGCTCATCACGCGGGCCGCGGACATGTATGGCAAGAAGCGCATGATTCTCTTCGCTCTCACCGTGATGATCGTCGGCTCGACGATCGGATCGTTCGGCCAGACCCTGGTCCCGGTGCTCATCGCCCGGGTGTTCCAGGGCGTCGGCATGTCGTTGATTCCGGTGGGTATCGCCATGATCCGTGACCTCCTGCCGGTGGAAAAGGTCCCGCTCGGGGTGGCCATGATGAGCGCCTCGATGGCGGTCGGTGCTGGCGTCGGGCTCCCACTGGCCGGGGCGTTGGTCGAGTTCCTGGACTGGCATGCCATTTTCTGGGTGACCGCCGCGCTGGGCGTACTCGTCATGGTCGCCATGGCCCTCGTCCTCACCGAGTCGACGATCCGCTCGGGTGGCTCGTTCGACCTCGTGGGGGCGGTGGTCATTTCGGGGATGTTGACCGCCATCATGCTGGTGCTGTCGAAGGGCGGCCAGTGGGGTTGGACGTCCACGCTGACGCTCGGGCTCGGCATCGGCGCTGTCGTTCTGGCGGCGGTGAGTGTGCCGCTGGAGCTGCGCGTACGCCAGCCCCTCGTCAACCTGCGCGTCTCCACCCGGCCCGCGGTCCTGCTGGTGAATCTCGTCGCCGTCCTGATCGGATTCGGCATGTTCGCGAACATGCTGGTGACGACGTATCTGCTGCAGTTGCCGACGGAGACGGGATACGGGCTCGGCCTCTCCGTGTTGGAGACCGGCCTGTGGATGGTCCCCTCCTCGCTGCTGTTCGGGGTGATGGCGCCGGTCTCGGCCGCAGTGATCCGCGTCTTCGGTGCCCAGGTGACGCTGCTGATCGGCGCGTTGGGGATGGCGGTCAGCTATCTGGGGCGGGTGTTCCTGAGCGAGGACCTCTGGCTCATCGTGCTCGGCTCGGTCCTCGTCGCGATGACCACGTCGATGGCGTTCGCAGCGATGCCGACGCTGGTGATGGCGGCCGTGCCCATGACCGAGACCGCGTCCGCCAATGGGTTGAATACGCTCCTGCGATCCGTCGGCAGCTCGACCTCGTCGGCCATTCTCGCGGCAGTGACCACCTCCACCGCTGTCGTCATCGGTGGCGTGGTGACCGCCAGCTTCGGCGGCCTGATGCTGATCTTCGCGATCGCCGCGGCCGGATGCCTGGCCGCGGCGATCCTGACCCTGCCCCTGTTGCGCGGGCGGGGGAACGAACTGCTTGCGGTCGAGACGGTCTGA
- a CDS encoding DUF6069 family protein: MSTPISTQPATPATITSTPRAVPGLTLIAGGSVVLNLIAYALGRLAGADLQVVRPDGASFAVNVPAILAMTLIPLVIGSIFVLLARRFWGPGVRVLRWLGLALRLLTLPMPLFSNATPATAATLASMHVIVGVVWFALLGRLRRAA, from the coding sequence ATGTCAACCCCGATCAGCACCCAGCCGGCTACCCCCGCCACCATCACCAGCACGCCCCGCGCTGTCCCCGGCCTCACGCTCATCGCCGGGGGGTCGGTGGTCCTGAACCTCATCGCGTACGCCCTCGGCCGCCTCGCCGGGGCGGATCTGCAGGTCGTCCGGCCGGACGGCGCATCGTTCGCGGTCAACGTTCCGGCGATCCTCGCCATGACCCTCATCCCGTTGGTGATCGGCAGCATTTTCGTGCTGCTGGCTCGGCGGTTCTGGGGGCCGGGCGTACGCGTGCTCCGTTGGCTCGGACTCGCTCTGCGTTTGCTCACCCTCCCGATGCCGCTGTTCAGCAACGCCACCCCCGCCACGGCCGCAACGCTCGCATCGATGCACGTCATCGTCGGAGTGGTGTGGTTCGCGCTCCTCGGGCGCCTGCGCCGGGCGGCCTGA